The genomic DNA atataatattttttgGCGGCAATATCGGCGGAGTTTGCCGCGAAAAGCTTCCATCTATTCCCCTTTTCTTTCGTCTTCCCCCGTTCACTCGTTCTCCAAATCAGAGGCGGCGGAGAGAAGAGGCCTCACTCCCAGTCATCTCTCCGGTCCGCCGCCGGTCTCCAGGGCGATCCCCGTCCGAATCCCTCGCGTCCTGCTCCCGCCGCTGCAGTGCGcgatgtcggcggcggcgccggcggccatggtAGAGGGGTGGGAGGCGACGCggcagaagaagaggaggaagaagcacagggaggaggtggaggtcgcGGCTTCTTCCTCGGAGTCTCCTCGACCTCCGGCGACTCCGGATTCCAAGACCGAGTCTCCGGCCCCAGTCACTGCCGAAACCCTAAcctcgacggcggtggcggcgggcaaggggcgcaagaggaagaagcaggaggtggcggcggcgtcttcGTTGGTGCAGGAGGCCGTCCGGAAGGAGGAGAAAAAGAAGGGCAGGAGAAGCAagcacgaggcggcggcggcaactccGTCGCCGTCAatccctgcggcggcggcggcggcggccaccgcccaaatcttggaggtggcggcggcgtcttcGTTGGTCGAGGAGGCCGTCCGGAAGGAGTTGAAAAAGAAGGGCAAGAGAAGCAagcacgaggcggcggcggcggcaactccATCGCAGTCCattcctgcggcggcggccaccgtcCAAAtcttggaggtggcggcggaaggGGCGGCAGCGAGGAAGGAGCAGAGACGGGGTAAGCTGGAGCAGGGGCAATCCGGCCAGCAGCCATCACCCGTTGATGTCCATCCCCATGGAGGGGAAGCAGTAGTTGATGGTGGCGTCAGCGGTAGTAAGAGAGTCAGAAGGAGCAGCAACGGCAAGCCTCGGGTGCTGACTGATCAGGAAATCCTCAGGATGAGGATAGCGTCGTTGAAAGAACAGCCAGTGCCCCAAGGCTTCGTCCCCGCCATGGCCAATCGCAACCTCATTGGTCAGGATCCCAAATATTCCTCGCCTTTTGGTGCATTCTTTGACCAGTTCTGCTACAGACCTGTATGCCGGCAAGGTCGCAATGCTCCATCACTTCCGAAAACCCCTGATCCTCCATCCAGGCCGCCTCCTCGAGATCACCCGTCATTTCTGTCTTCTCAGCTCACTGCAAATCAAAAGGCTGCCAAGACAACGACCTTGAACACAAAGCGACCACCCTCAGCCTCAGGTTCGCAAGTAGCGGTAAAGGCAAAAGAAATGGAAAGACCTGATGAGAAGATGGGCACGACAAAGAAGCCAAGAAAGAAACCACCATTGCTTAGTGCTGCTGAGAAGCGGTCAGACAAGTACCGTCGCCTGCCATTGAATCAGCTGGTACCCCCGCCGCGTTCCCCTTATAATCTCCTGCAGGAGAGGTACGCACATGACCCCTGGAAGGTCATTATAATATGCATGCTCCTCAACTTATCAAAAGGAGATCAGGTGAGCTGTTCAATTTTTTTCTACTTTATTCTCCATGAATGTTACTTAACCAAATAATTACCTAGGTTCACAGTCAACTGCTTGATTCATTGAGAATAGTTTCTGTAACTGTCAAAGAGAAAGAGGCTAATTTGTGTTGCCATGCCAAATGAGTGATCTTAGTAATAGTCGTCTGTGCCTACTTCTTGATTCAATATAGAATAATTGTTTGTGTTTCCAGTGATTTGCAAATAGGATCGACAAACAAACTTGATCAGTGAAACACATGCTTATTAAATCAAGCACCGCAGAGTAGGCTAGCTTATTAAATCTGTTATATGTTTTTAGTGTAACACTGGCTTGGTTAGGCGTttcacatttatttttcttttaccaaGACTATTTATCATCCTGACAACTGTTGCTAGCTCATCAAATTACTTATCTAGTTTGGTTTTATTGTTGTACTAATTCAGTATTTGCATTTATTATTACCAATGTTATTCCCCTGTTTGATGTTGCTTTGGTGGCACATTCAAGCTTAAACTTCAAGTATTATGCCCTTTGTTTACTGCTGCAGGTCAGGAAGAAATTGGAGGGCTTCTTTGAACGCTATCCTGATGCTCAGACTGCATGTACAGCTGATCCTGAAAAGATGGCAGAGTATCTAGCACCTCTGGGGTTGCAGCGTGTGAAAGCAAACAGAATCCATAAATTGTCTAAGGCTTATGTTGAAGAGGAATGGACCTACATTACGGAGCTTTGTGGCGTTGGCAAGTGAGTGGGTTGAATAGGAGCATTCATTTAATGTTATTTTGTTTCTTAACCATTCCCGTTTAGTAATTTGAAATCTGGCTATTACTCCAGGTATGCCGCTGATGCTTACGCAATCTTTTGTGCTGGAAGAGCAACAGAGGTGGTTCCAGAAGATCACAAGTTAGTTGATTACTGGAAGTATGTATGCTTTAAGTTACCAACTCAGGTAGGAATCTGGTTCAAAAATGCTTAATTCCATTTGAGCTACTTATGTTTATAAGCTTTTATGTCTCTTGGTGGGATGCCAACTATGATAGTGGTAAGTGTGGAGGTAATACATGCATCACCATTGGAGTAAAATTTGTTGTCTGATTTTCCTCATAATCCTATTTCATTGAGTACTCCAATAGGAAAGAACTGAACTTTGAAAGAGAAGTATTATTTAACTCTTTCTTTTATTGAATGGCAAAGCACCTGCCTTTGTTTAAAAAAACAAGATTGCAAACATATGCATGTACAACTTAGAGAGCTAAACCAAGATCTATACTGAAATTAAAGCTTGCTAGGTCTGACTCAGTTGTTTTATTCCTTTAGTGTGCAATCTAATTCATTTGAGAGCTTCTGATTGGAAACAGAATTACCTGAGAGAATGGAAATTGGGGACCTGTTTAACAAATTTTGAtgttttgtaatcttcattgtgcAGATGTTTGAAAATGTGTACATGTTGCAGGCATCGCAGAACGTGGAGGAGGCTGCAGGGGTGACTGGGCAGGGGAACTTAGCCCCTACGGTGCAGCAAACCGCTCTGAGCTGTTGAAACGGAAAGACGGTTGCATGGTGGAGGAAGCGCAAATGCTTTTGATGTTTTAGTTTGAAGCATAATGTTATGCGATGCTGTGTCATGTCATCTAGCTCTTAGTATCTATCTGATTTTTGCTAGGCTGCTGCCTGCAAGTAAGGTTGAGCCGCAGATTTAACTTGGTAGAGATGGAAGGCTTGTGGTAACCATGGCCAACTTTGTTTTAATTTGGTGGGAGTTTCTATGTGATGTGAATCGTGATGCATGTATATGCTTCCCTGGTTCCAATGGCGGATTGGGTGAGGGTGGAGGACAAGCTTATATATTATCCCTAGGATTTCGAGCACAGGATGCCGATTAAGTCGCGATCAGTTTGTTTTCCCAACGAAGTGACATTACCCGGCACTGTGCTGCATAGAGGAACTGGGTAGATATACACGACGACTGATGCGTACAAAGTGAGATTTTTCTCTAGTGACAACAAATTAAAATAGATGCAGATCATACTCAATAAACTTAGCATCATTCAATCAAAGTTGTTACTGAGGATCAACGAGCAGGGACAAAATCTCTTTGATCTCTGGTGTTCGATGGAGAGAAACTACAGGATCAACAGGGGGAGGTATCCTTGACATTGGTATAGTCAGACAAAGAACATCTGCGTTTCTGTAAACAAGAAAAGCTTTTTTAAACCTAAGCAACCTAATCTCATGCCTTACATGTAACCTACATACCATTTCACCTAACACTAATTTATTATAAcaatgcaatattttttttccttttgaccatcgttatctaaaactttgtttAATTACATGCACATCTAAATGATTTCAAATCGGAATATTTCCAACTAGAAGCTATAGGTCTCCTTGAAACCTATAATTTTCATACAGAGTTTGCATCCATCAGAGTCCATATTTATGAATTTTCCAAACAAGCTAAAACTCAAATTACGAACCTGTATGGATAATGCAGAAGGTTTCGTTCAAAGGCAAGCACAAAAGAGCTGTAGGTAGCGAGTGAGTTAAAAAGTAATTTGGGTTCCAAATTTTCATCGAATTTTCCTGACGAGTGAGCTGAGGATTGGTCAAGATGATATTTGATAGTGCCATCTAATTCTAAAAACTGACGTTTAGTGCAGGTTGACTACAATAAACTTTAATTTCTGACCAAAAAATTTGCTTCACAGTTTTTCTACTTCTAAACTTGAGGGGCTGAAGGAGTGGCGGAAACAGAGCGCTTCACCTAAACGGTTCATCTGTACATGCTCAGACTGTTGCGCTTGAGATTCTACATGTGTTTTGCTTCAACACCTGGGGCTGTATCTGCTACATTGGCTCTATATGGACTATACATGGGCTGATATGTACTTGAGGGATACTTAGTGTTACATGGGTCTCTCTGTACTGGAAGTTGCAAAATTTTCTATGAGCAGCGAACAAGTAGAGATGAGAAGAAATCTGGTTTTCTTGGATCTGTCTGACAGAATGtcaaaaaattaaaatggtTCCTGGACCTGGTTCCCGGACCCTGATAGTGTGctgtaaacaaaacaaaaaagaaatcatcagcTTTGCCCAGAAACAGAtatcacttcttcaacagacaAGATAACAGGTACAAGAAACCACATCCAACACGGACAGGTAAATTGTCCTCGGTACCTCACCATTGCTGATCCCTAATTATCACCCCTGCTGTAAACCAGTGAGGTTTTTGCTACTGGGACTGTTGTTAAATCCACCACAGCAATGTTTTGCACTCTGACATAATTATGTTCATTCTAAAGAAGACAGGCAAAGTCTTGGTTCATCACTTAATCCTACAGACTGCTTCAGCAAACAAAGACCCACAATCTGACATGTTCTTGGCGTGCTCAGCTTGCTTACCAAAGCCAACAGGCCACAACAACAAGCTTTGTTTGCTGAGGTGTGCAGCTAATCATCCTTTCAAACCACACTTAAACAATGTGACTACATGCTTTGCCAGAAAAAGGAATGGAGGGTTTCTTCATTTGTATGCCATCAGTACTCAAAACACATTCAGATAGTAAACTCTAACTGACCATAAATCACATTGTATTCCTGGAGTGATAAAATGcatgaaattaaatatttttatataaaaagcAGTAATACTAGCAGGCCAAAACCCTCAAAGGAAAATTCTGTTTCtcgaaaaagaaaaagtttggTGCAGAAACTTACGTTGGCAGAGTATGGCACTCCATCAAGTACTTCAATCTGATACAGGCCTTAGCTCATCTTTCGCTCTGACAGAGAGGTTCTGTAAGGTGTTCAAGCTTTTTTCAATTCGATCCTCAATACACGCGAGTCTGCTCTCAAGTTTTAACACACTGATATGCATGATACGAACGTTAACTTCTGCGAGCTTTGAAAAAGCTCGTAGCAACATGTAATAATCAGCATGCGCAACATAAACAAAGCCACCACTTAGTCTCCTCCTCCTATAACGAAGATAACCATCTGATTTCCTTGGTTTCCTAGGTGGCATATAATGAAATCCATGATCTTGCATCTCTGACTTGAG from Setaria italica strain Yugu1 chromosome VII, Setaria_italica_v2.0, whole genome shotgun sequence includes the following:
- the LOC101757364 gene encoding uncharacterized protein LOC101757364 isoform X2 translates to MSAAAPAAMVEGWEATRQKKRRKKHREEVEVAASSSESPRPPATPDSKTESPAPVTAETLTSTAVAAGKGRKRKKQEVAAASSLVQEAVRKEEKKKGRRSKHEAAAATPSPSIPAAAAAAATAQILEVAAASSLVEEAVRKELKKKGKRSKHEAAAAATPSQSIPAAAATVQILEVAAEGAAARKEQRRGKLEQGQSGQQPSPVDVHPHGGEAVVDGGVSGSKRVRRSSNGKPRVLTDQEILRMRIASLKEQPVPQGFVPAMANRNLIGQDPKYSSPFGAFFDQFCYRPVCRQGRNAPSLPKTPDPPSRPPPRDHPSFLSSQLTANQKAAKTTTLNTKRPPSASGSQVAVKAKEMERPDEKMGTTKKPRKKPPLLSAAEKRSDKYRRLPLNQLVPPPRSPYNLLQERYAHDPWKVIIICMLLNLSKGDQVRKKLEGFFERYPDAQTACTADPEKMAEYLAPLGLQRVKANRIHKLSKAYVEEEWTYITELCGVGKYAADAYAIFCAGRATEVVPEDHKLVDYWKYVCFKLPTQASQNVEEAAGVTGQGNLAPTVQQTALSC
- the LOC101757364 gene encoding uncharacterized protein LOC101757364 isoform X1, with protein sequence MSAAAPAAMVEGWEATRQKKRRKKHREEVEVAASSSESPRPPATPDSKTESPAPVTAETLTSTAVAAGKGRKRKKQEVAAASSLVQEAVRKEEKKKGRRSKHEAAAATPSPSIPAAAAAAATAQILEVAAASSLVEEAVRKELKKKGKRSKHEAAAAATPSQSIPAAAATVQILEVAAEGAAARKEQRRGKLEQGQSGQQPSPVDVHPHGGEAVVDGGVSGSKRVRRSSNGKPRVLTDQEILRMRIASLKEQPVPQGFVPAMANRNLIGQDPKYSSPFGAFFDQFCYRPVCRQGRNAPSLPKTPDPPSRPPPRDHPSFLSSQLTANQKAAKTTTLNTKRPPSASGSQVAVKAKEMERPDEKMGTTKKPRKKPPLLSAAEKRSDKYRRLPLNQLVPPPRSPYNLLQERYAHDPWKVIIICMLLNLSKGDQVRKKLEGFFERYPDAQTACTADPEKMAEYLAPLGLQRVKANRIHKLSKAYVEEEWTYITELCGVGKYAADAYAIFCAGRATEVVPEDHKLVDYWKYVCFKLPTQMFENVYMLQASQNVEEAAGVTGQGNLAPTVQQTALSC